The following coding sequences are from one Elusimicrobiota bacterium window:
- a CDS encoding RHS repeat-associated core domain-containing protein, with amino-acid sequence MNNRIKFIGTITVIQSWDTNGDNIKYKINWDWSDSKPNQEYEETEYVPNGTAVEVSHCWNVTETNSFIISVRAIDEHGEESEEQPAEASQFMIITPLTSIQYSEHQFSGNSAEISGSSNYSMKATVGEAVTDIVATSSYTLKSGYEWPVSPEKEVTSWFETPTGRTLVSDVETMTDTQTIVNVIREYTDHVLKDLNGNMLICNNRWIEYDYDNRPIKVVTVDGKVTEYEYDYTGQRVKQIVDDGTNSTKRVYIGTIYEEVYINNVATDTIKYIYAGTQRIALDSTKDGLQYFHGDHLGSTNLITDSSGTVVRTNNYTPYGNSYANSSTGTKDNARKYTGQILDDTSGLYYYNARYYDPMLCQFITPDNTLNLMYNPQGLNRYVYCLNNPIKRFDPTGHAFEGPEEESPKEQYQEGWEPHYLDDGSVFMGSKSNASYLIIAGINQDSTQERYNSIKEFFKAQQKSELYDRIDLVFPYNEDMFGDIINVIKNEYNLDTSCDPYIEHFSDRDYDKIFVFSGGTAVYDKYSDRWTSSESVYRMGAPFSEYYSNQGERNVIKGNMDYVTGFNGIGIGIPFGNGGSTVQGHSFEGYLQYMINKGILK; translated from the coding sequence GTGAACAATAGAATAAAATTTATAGGTACAATAACAGTAATCCAGTCGTGGGACACAAACGGGGATAATATCAAGTATAAGATAAACTGGGACTGGAGCGACAGTAAGCCAAATCAGGAATATGAAGAAACCGAGTATGTTCCTAACGGCACTGCGGTAGAGGTATCGCATTGCTGGAATGTAACAGAAACAAATTCGTTTATTATTTCAGTCCGTGCTATAGATGAACACGGTGAAGAGTCAGAAGAACAACCGGCGGAAGCGTCGCAGTTTATGATAATTACGCCTTTGACATCAATTCAGTATTCCGAACATCAGTTCTCAGGAAATAGTGCGGAAATAAGCGGGTCATCTAATTATAGCATGAAAGCAACAGTTGGAGAAGCAGTAACGGATATAGTTGCGACATCGAGTTATACGTTAAAATCTGGGTATGAATGGCCGGTTTCACCAGAGAAAGAAGTAACAAGTTGGTTTGAAACACCAACTGGCAGGACATTAGTTTCTGACGTAGAAACAATGACGGATACACAGACAATAGTTAACGTGATAAGAGAATACACTGATCACGTACTCAAAGACTTGAACGGTAACATGCTAATCTGTAACAACAGGTGGATAGAATACGACTACGACAACCGTCCGATAAAGGTAGTAACAGTAGACGGAAAAGTCACGGAATACGAGTATGACTACACGGGTCAACGCGTAAAGCAGATAGTAGACGATGGGACTAACTCTACAAAGCGTGTATATATTGGTACAATATACGAAGAGGTGTATATAAACAACGTGGCGACGGATACTATTAAATATATTTATGCAGGGACACAAAGAATAGCACTAGACAGCACTAAAGACGGTCTCCAGTATTTCCATGGTGATCATCTTGGGAGTACAAATCTTATAACCGATTCCTCAGGAACAGTAGTGCGTACGAACAACTATACGCCTTACGGAAACTCGTATGCTAATTCTTCAACTGGCACAAAAGACAACGCAAGAAAGTACACCGGTCAAATCCTCGACGATACGAGCGGATTGTATTACTACAACGCGCGGTACTATGACCCGATGTTGTGTCAGTTCATAACGCCGGATAATACGTTAAACTTAATGTATAACCCACAGGGATTAAACAGGTATGTGTACTGTTTAAATAATCCAATAAAAAGATTTGATCCCACCGGTCATGCTTTTGAAGGTCCGGAAGAAGAATCTCCGAAAGAACAATATCAAGAAGGTTGGGAGCCTCATTATTTGGATGATGGTTCGGTATTTATGGGGAGCAAATCTAATGCATCATATCTAATTATTGCAGGAATAAACCAAGATTCTACGCAGGAAAGGTACAATAGTATTAAAGAATTTTTTAAAGCACAACAAAAATCTGAATTGTACGATAGAATAGATTTAGTTTTTCCGTACAACGAGGATATGTTTGGTGATATAATCAACGTGATAAAAAATGAATACAATTTAGACACTTCGTGCGACCCATACATAGAACATTTTTCAGATAGGGACTACGATAAAATATTTGTATTCAGCGGCGGTACAGCAGTTTATGATAAATACAGTGACCGATGGACATCATCGGAATCCGTATATAGAATGGGAGCTCCT